In Perognathus longimembris pacificus isolate PPM17 chromosome 23, ASM2315922v1, whole genome shotgun sequence, a single genomic region encodes these proteins:
- the Ubap1l gene encoding ubiquitin-associated protein 1-like — MNALESVPFKVPKGFVVNTEPLPAPELSVPACRELLLGSMHDFSLERKALFCAEAAIPGPGPHQGGDLGTASAPPAWLLLASPEHEPAPVPAPVEGLEAGAAEPPPEEEAKQEAFGASEEELEHGHPQPGCPASPSPSPHGRGGSLARLRSVKSELAGARRRLSESMATCPRALLHRLRGHCALSPCPEPAPSPDATPALPPRPATAGAMPPLRSHKPTVASLSPYTCLPPLRGTPQPPNPHRSHPDSADDLLSALSQEEQDLIAPVVALGYPLGRAIVALQKTGRQSLSQFLSYLSAQERLLRQGYQEALVDEALELFQFSESQAGEFLRLWEQFSDMGFQQQHIKEVLLVHGNRREQALDELVACAQ; from the exons ATGAATGCCCTAGAGAGTGTCCCCTTCAAGGTGCCCAAGGGCTTTGTAGTCAACACGGAGCCTCTCCCTGCACCGGAGCTCAGTGTCCCGGCCTGCAGGGAGCTTCTGCTAGGATCTATG CATGActtcagcctggaaaggaaagctcTCTTCTGCGCAGAGGCTGCCATCCCGGGCCCCGGCCCTCACCAGGGCGGTGACCTGGGGACAGCCTCCGCCCCTCCAGCCTGGCTCCTGCTGGCCAGTCCAGAACACGAGCCGGCCCCTGTGCCGGCCCCAGTGGAAGGCCTGGAGGCCGGGGCTGCGGAGCCACCACCAGAGGAGGAGGCCAAGCAGGAGGCCTTTGGTGCCAGTGAGGAAGAGCTGGAGCACGGCCATCCGCAGCCCGGCTGCCCAGCGAGCCCCAGCCCGAGTCCCCACGGCCGCGGGGGCTCGCTGGCCAGGCTGCGCAGCGTGAAGTCTGAGCTGGCCGGGGCTCGAAGACGGCTGTCGGAGAGCATGGCCACCTGTCCCCGCGCCCTCCTGCACCGCCTCCGTGGCCACTGCGCGCTGAGCCCGTGCCCGGAACCCGCACCCTCCCCGGATGCCACTCCCGCATTGCCCCCGCGACCTGCCACAGCCGGAGCCATGCCCCCCCTGAGGAGCCACAAGCCCACGGTGGCG TCCCTCAGCCCGTACACCTGCCTGCCACCTCTTAGGGGGACGCCCCAGCCTCCAAACCCCCACAGATCGCATCCTGATTCAGCAGATGACCTGCTGTCTGCCCTGAGCCAAGAGGAGCAGGACCTCATCGCACCGGTGGTCGCCCTGGGTTACCCCCTGGGAAGGGCCATTGTGGCTCTGCagaagacagggagacagagcctGAGCCAG TTTCTCAGTTACCTCAGTGCCCAGGAGAGGTTGCTGCGGCAGGGCTACCAGGAGGCCCTGGTGGATGAGGCCTTGGAACTGTTCCAGTTCTCCGAGAGCCAG GCAGGGGAGTTCTTGCGCCTCTGGGAGCAGTTCAGCGACATGGGCTTCCAGCAGCAGCACATCAAGGAGGTGCTTCTGGTCCACGGTAACCGTCGTGAGCAAGCCCTGGACGAGCTGGTGGCCTGTGCCCAGTGA